One genomic region from Caldicellulosiruptoraceae bacterium PP1 encodes:
- the acgA gene encoding ACGX-repeat peptide: MEVNIIALSDLFEWNKNEAVSSCGSSCGASDETSERPASCGAADDAPAACGTTDKPEEKPTACGSACGAGDNE; encoded by the coding sequence ATGGAGGTGAATATTATAGCACTTTCTGATCTATTTGAATGGAACAAAAATGAGGCTGTATCTTCATGCGGTTCTTCATGTGGAGCTTCAGATGAAACTTCTGAGAGACCTGCTTCATGTGGTGCTGCAGATGATGCACCTGCTGCTTGTGGTACAACTGACAAACCAGAAGAGAAACCTACAGCTTGTGGTTCTGCCTGCGGTGCTGGCGACAATGAATAG
- a CDS encoding cyclopropane-fatty-acyl-phospholipid synthase family protein, protein MKFGKNTIFERDFLMKNLMGPNCLRLIEELTQKINLQPNMRVLDLGCGTGLTSIFLAKEFNVQVFAIDLWINPTENYQRFKEFGLDDKIIPIHAEAHALPFANNYFDAVISIDSYHYYGAETEFLDQYIVPLVKENGIIAVSVPGLKEDFFQGVPEELKPFWQEDMKFYSAKWWKTLWEKSPNIIINQCFSHTCHMEAWNDWLQCDNPYARSDIKLMEAENGNYFDTIGLTARIV, encoded by the coding sequence ATGAAATTTGGGAAAAACACAATTTTTGAAAGAGATTTTTTAATGAAGAATTTAATGGGACCTAATTGTCTTAGATTAATAGAAGAATTAACTCAAAAAATTAACTTGCAGCCTAATATGCGTGTTTTGGATTTAGGTTGTGGTACTGGCTTGACTTCTATTTTTTTAGCTAAGGAGTTTAACGTTCAAGTGTTTGCAATAGACCTTTGGATAAATCCAACAGAAAATTATCAACGTTTTAAAGAGTTTGGTCTTGATGATAAGATAATTCCAATTCATGCTGAAGCACATGCATTGCCTTTTGCAAATAATTACTTTGATGCGGTTATAAGTATTGATTCCTATCACTATTATGGAGCTGAAACAGAATTTCTTGATCAATATATTGTTCCATTAGTAAAAGAAAATGGTATAATAGCAGTTTCTGTACCTGGATTGAAAGAAGATTTTTTTCAAGGAGTGCCAGAGGAATTAAAACCATTTTGGCAAGAGGACATGAAATTCTATTCAGCTAAATGGTGGAAAACACTATGGGAAAAGTCGCCTAATATTATAATTAACCAATGCTTTTCACACACTTGCCACATGGAGGCTTGGAACGATTGGTTGCAATGTGATAATCCATATGCACGAAGCGATATTAAATTAATGGAAGCTGAGAATGGAAACTATTTTGATACAATTGGACTTACAGCAAGGATTGTATAG
- a CDS encoding thioredoxin domain-containing protein encodes MSYSKKELNKKLKANRLINEKSPYLLQHAYNPVDWYPWCEEAFNTAKIENKPVFLSIGYSTCHWCHVMAHESFEDDEVARLMNDTFINIKVDREERPDIDAIYMNVCQLLTGSGGWPLTIIMTPDKQPFYAATYIPKNSRYGRIGMLELIPLIKEIWEKRYDEIQKITQQLHSSLRNITIESNGTKMNTDVIDEAYSQFRHIYDNENGGFGSAPKFPSPHNFMFLLRYWKRTKNKDVLNMVVQSLDKMSSGGIFDHVGYGFHRYSTDKYWKVPHFEKMLYDQALLTIAYTECYLETKNKKYENVVNKTIQYVLRNLTSENGGFFSAEDADSEGKEGKFYLWSYEELENVLDQDEFNIFTKVFNIKHEGNFLEEATGRETGANILYLKKPLVELQNDFDILNLEDKIEEILKKLFLVREKRQKPFLDDKILVDWNGLMIAALSKAYKAFENNEYIIAAKKACEFILDSLMQNNRLYHMYKDGEWRILAYLDDYAFMIWGLLELYEATFEINYLEAALKLNDDVFKYFSDDKKGGFYFTPYDNEQLLIRNKEIYDGAIPSGNSVMAMNLLKLSRITGNISFEEKAHEFYVSFSKAVKEHPIGYSYLLCSVDYALTCNFEIVIVGNPDSEETKQIIKILRNEFLPNKVILFKPTNEKEAHKLHKIAEYTKYQDIVNNKTTVYICKDFVCNKPINDLTEVLNFIKNIS; translated from the coding sequence ATGTCTTATTCTAAAAAAGAATTAAATAAAAAATTAAAAGCTAATAGATTAATAAATGAAAAGTCACCTTACCTACTCCAACATGCTTATAATCCTGTTGACTGGTATCCTTGGTGCGAAGAAGCTTTTAACACTGCAAAGATAGAAAATAAACCTGTATTTTTAAGCATTGGATATTCCACTTGCCATTGGTGCCATGTTATGGCACATGAAAGTTTTGAAGATGATGAAGTTGCAAGGTTAATGAATGATACGTTTATAAATATAAAAGTAGATAGAGAAGAAAGACCAGATATTGACGCTATATATATGAATGTTTGTCAGTTGCTAACTGGTAGCGGAGGATGGCCTTTAACTATTATTATGACACCTGATAAACAGCCTTTTTATGCTGCAACATATATCCCTAAAAATAGCAGGTATGGAAGAATAGGAATGTTAGAATTAATTCCATTAATAAAAGAGATATGGGAAAAAAGATATGATGAGATTCAGAAAATTACACAACAACTTCATTCGAGCTTAAGAAATATCACAATAGAAAGTAATGGCACTAAAATGAATACTGATGTAATAGATGAAGCTTATAGCCAATTTAGACATATATATGACAATGAAAACGGAGGATTTGGTAGCGCCCCAAAATTTCCATCTCCGCATAATTTTATGTTTCTATTAAGATATTGGAAAAGAACTAAAAATAAAGATGTCTTAAATATGGTAGTTCAATCACTTGATAAAATGAGTAGTGGGGGAATATTTGATCATGTAGGTTATGGGTTTCATAGATATTCTACTGATAAATATTGGAAAGTACCTCATTTTGAAAAAATGCTATATGACCAGGCATTGCTAACAATAGCATATACTGAGTGCTATTTAGAAACTAAAAATAAGAAATATGAAAATGTAGTAAATAAAACAATTCAATACGTTTTAAGAAACTTAACTTCTGAAAATGGTGGTTTTTTTTCGGCTGAAGATGCTGATAGTGAAGGTAAGGAAGGCAAATTTTATTTGTGGTCATATGAAGAACTTGAAAATGTTTTAGATCAAGATGAATTCAACATATTTACAAAAGTATTTAATATTAAGCATGAAGGTAATTTCTTAGAAGAGGCTACTGGCAGAGAAACAGGAGCTAATATTTTATATTTAAAAAAACCATTAGTTGAATTACAAAATGACTTTGATATTCTTAATTTAGAAGATAAAATTGAAGAAATATTAAAAAAACTTTTTTTAGTTAGAGAAAAAAGACAAAAGCCATTTCTTGATGATAAGATTTTGGTTGATTGGAATGGTCTAATGATTGCAGCATTAAGCAAAGCTTATAAAGCATTTGAAAATAATGAGTATATTATTGCTGCAAAAAAGGCATGCGAATTCATATTAGATAGTCTAATGCAAAATAATAGACTTTATCATATGTATAAAGATGGTGAATGGAGGATATTAGCTTATCTTGATGATTATGCATTTATGATATGGGGACTTCTTGAACTATATGAAGCAACATTTGAAATTAATTATTTAGAAGCAGCTTTGAAACTAAATGATGATGTTTTTAAATACTTCAGTGATGATAAAAAAGGAGGTTTTTACTTTACTCCATATGATAATGAACAACTATTGATTAGGAATAAAGAAATATATGATGGTGCTATTCCTTCTGGAAACTCTGTAATGGCTATGAATTTACTTAAACTTTCAAGGATTACTGGAAATATCAGTTTTGAAGAAAAAGCTCACGAATTTTATGTCTCTTTTTCAAAAGCTGTTAAAGAACATCCAATAGGATATTCATATTTATTGTGCTCTGTTGATTATGCTTTGACTTGTAATTTTGAGATAGTAATTGTTGGTAATCCTGATTCTGAAGAAACAAAACAAATAATAAAAATACTAAGAAATGAATTCCTGCCTAATAAGGTCATATTATTTAAACCGACAAATGAAAAAGAAGCTCATAAACTTCACAAAATTGCTGAATATACAAAGTATCAAGATATAGTTAACAATAAAACAACTGTGTATATATGTAAAGATTTTGTGTGTAATAAACCTATTAATGATCTTACTGAAGTATTAAATTTTATTAAAAATATAAGTTAA
- a CDS encoding radical SAM protein → MIFYEPPVLNYELGKYLKNKFSHIPWIPIENHNNIEHLQKKQNNEFAKMKRHLVIGVRKSLKYTPNNKISNFLVPYTSSGCSAMCLYCYLVCNYNKCSYFRLFVNREEMMDKLLKTARQSEKELIFEIGSNSDLVLENTITGNLEWTIEQFSRCEKGYLTFPTKFDMVEPFLPLNHRGRVIMRMSVNPQEIIQKVEFGTSSLVKRINALNKMCDAGYKVGMLIAPVVLVDNWMELYKRLINQLSDQLSEKVKNQLFIEIIFMTYSYVHKAINNDAFPNTIELYDKSIMTGRGRGKYCYKEEIRAVGERFLREQLEQKLGNIPIVYVV, encoded by the coding sequence ATGATTTTTTATGAGCCGCCTGTTCTTAACTATGAACTTGGAAAATACTTAAAGAACAAATTTTCACATATTCCATGGATACCAATAGAAAATCACAACAATATCGAACACTTACAAAAAAAACAAAATAATGAATTTGCTAAAATGAAGCGTCATCTTGTAATTGGCGTTAGAAAATCTTTAAAATACACACCCAATAATAAGATTTCTAATTTCTTAGTACCGTATACTTCGTCAGGTTGCAGTGCTATGTGCCTTTATTGTTATTTGGTTTGTAATTATAATAAATGCTCATATTTCAGATTGTTTGTCAATCGTGAAGAAATGATGGATAAATTGCTCAAGACTGCAAGACAATCGGAAAAGGAACTTATATTTGAAATTGGGAGTAATAGCGATTTGGTTTTAGAAAATACAATTACGGGAAATTTAGAATGGACAATCGAACAATTTAGTAGATGTGAAAAAGGTTACCTTACATTCCCAACAAAGTTTGATATGGTAGAGCCTTTCCTTCCACTAAACCATAGAGGGCGTGTTATCATGCGAATGAGTGTAAATCCACAAGAAATTATTCAAAAGGTTGAATTTGGAACATCATCTTTAGTAAAAAGGATTAATGCTTTAAACAAAATGTGCGATGCAGGATATAAAGTGGGTATGCTGATAGCTCCTGTAGTATTGGTGGATAATTGGATGGAACTGTATAAGCGTTTAATTAATCAACTGTCAGATCAACTTTCTGAAAAAGTAAAAAATCAACTTTTTATTGAAATAATTTTTATGACGTACAGCTATGTTCATAAAGCTATCAATAATGATGCGTTTCCTAATACCATAGAGTTGTATGATAAATCTATTATGACTGGTCGAGGTAGGGGGAAATATTGTTATAAAGAAGAAATTAGGGCTGTTGGTGAACGGTTTTTGAGAGAACAACTCGAACAAAAACTTGGTAATATTCCGATAGTCTATGTTGTTTAA
- a CDS encoding nitroreductase family protein: MELLDLIKKRRSIRKYQDKQIPKEDLEKIIEAGLYAPNAGGRQGTIIVGVHNKELTETIGKLNFACFDRSKIAGSYVSKDQPSIIDDPTINNAFYGAPSVCVVFSAKNFLNSIADAFCCTENMVLEATALGISSCIIARAEDTFENELGKKLLKDWQIPENYVARCFVIFGYCDGPYPDIKPRKEGRSRIIE, translated from the coding sequence ATGGAATTATTGGATTTAATTAAAAAAAGAAGGTCTATTCGCAAATATCAAGATAAGCAAATTCCAAAAGAGGATTTAGAAAAAATAATAGAAGCAGGCCTATATGCTCCAAATGCAGGTGGAAGACAAGGAACTATTATTGTCGGTGTTCATAACAAAGAATTGACAGAAACAATTGGAAAGCTTAATTTTGCATGCTTTGATAGAAGTAAGATTGCTGGTTCATACGTATCTAAAGACCAACCATCAATCATTGATGATCCCACTATCAATAATGCTTTTTATGGTGCACCTTCAGTTTGTGTGGTATTTTCTGCAAAAAACTTCTTAAATAGCATAGCAGATGCTTTTTGCTGTACAGAAAACATGGTATTAGAGGCTACTGCCTTAGGTATTTCTTCTTGTATTATAGCAAGAGCTGAAGACACATTTGAAAATGAATTGGGTAAAAAATTATTAAAGGATTGGCAAATTCCTGAAAACTATGTTGCAAGATGCTTTGTTATATTTGGGTATTGTGACGGACCATATCCTGATATAAAACCAAGAAAAGAAGGAAGAAGCCGAATAATTGAATAG
- a CDS encoding GNAT family N-acetyltransferase → MSVYYEVISEDNVLRIKELCNELMIYQKFLAKIHPEFFDGMSFEIRMLPALKSSKANFIVVAKDGEEVVGYAYSNIASKYIYTNNFATLNCDAFFDFNSVNGEDVGCLSQFYIKDEYRNRGIGSMLFDKSMEWLNSFDYINDIFIFVSNGNENALKFYLNKGFKISHQILDGFIIVLRNL, encoded by the coding sequence ATGAGTGTTTATTATGAGGTAATTTCTGAAGATAATGTTTTACGTATTAAGGAATTATGTAATGAATTAATGATATATCAAAAATTTTTAGCAAAGATTCATCCAGAATTTTTCGATGGAATGTCCTTTGAAATAAGGATGCTTCCTGCACTTAAAAGTTCAAAGGCCAATTTCATAGTTGTAGCTAAAGATGGTGAAGAAGTTGTAGGGTATGCTTATAGCAATATTGCTTCCAAATATATCTACACAAATAATTTCGCAACATTAAACTGTGATGCATTTTTTGATTTCAATTCTGTAAATGGTGAAGATGTAGGCTGTCTTTCACAGTTTTACATAAAAGATGAATATAGAAACAGAGGAATTGGAAGCATGTTATTTGATAAGTCTATGGAGTGGTTAAATTCCTTTGATTACATAAATGACATATTTATCTTTGTATCAAATGGAAATGAAAATGCACTTAAATTTTATCTAAATAAAGGTTTTAAAATTAGTCATCAAATTTTGGATGGATTTATAATTGTGCTAAGAAATTTATAA